The following proteins are encoded in a genomic region of Mycolicibacterium rutilum:
- a CDS encoding trimeric intracellular cation channel family protein → MLGPSPLWLTLDFLGTFAFALNGALTAVKAARLDIFGVITLGMFTGLGGGTIRDVLLDALPPATFVDWRYLAIAAGGGLIAFALSRRLDKLATTITVLDAVGLSTFAVLGAYKAIELGFGPVQAALVGTITAVGGGTIRDVMIGQVPTVLRSELYAIPALFGATCVAVAHELGYQGTLAAVGGALVCLIIRLLGVRFGLNAPRVPGED, encoded by the coding sequence ATGCTGGGTCCGTCGCCCCTGTGGCTGACGCTCGACTTCCTGGGGACGTTCGCGTTCGCGCTCAACGGTGCGCTGACCGCCGTGAAGGCGGCCCGCCTCGACATCTTCGGGGTGATCACGCTCGGGATGTTCACGGGGCTGGGCGGCGGCACTATCCGCGACGTGTTGCTCGACGCGCTGCCGCCGGCCACCTTCGTCGACTGGCGGTATCTGGCGATCGCCGCCGGCGGCGGGCTGATCGCGTTCGCGCTCAGCCGTCGCCTCGACAAACTGGCGACCACGATCACCGTGCTGGACGCGGTGGGACTGAGCACCTTCGCGGTGCTGGGTGCTTACAAGGCAATCGAATTGGGTTTCGGCCCGGTGCAGGCGGCGCTCGTCGGGACGATCACCGCGGTCGGCGGTGGCACGATCCGCGACGTGATGATCGGGCAGGTTCCGACGGTGCTGCGCAGCGAGTTGTACGCCATCCCGGCGCTTTTCGGCGCGACCTGCGTCGCGGTGGCCCACGAACTCGGCTACCAGGGCACCCTGGCGGCCGTGGGCGGGGCGTTGGTCTGCCTGATCATCCGACTGCTCGGTGTCCGGTTCGGACTCAACGCCCCGCGCGTGCCCGGCGAGGACTAG
- a CDS encoding DUF732 domain-containing protein has translation MRRFLCAALIALTACVGLAAPAVGQTQEQIDQAFLTALGERGVPVSDDAKALELAHQTCDLLNNGGTTDAALQLIQKAQKKWSRDDVVTFGGLALYAYCREHLPPAPAQ, from the coding sequence ATGAGGCGTTTCCTGTGCGCGGCACTGATCGCGCTGACCGCCTGCGTCGGACTGGCCGCGCCTGCCGTCGGACAGACGCAGGAGCAGATCGACCAGGCGTTCCTCACCGCGCTCGGTGAGCGCGGTGTCCCGGTCTCCGACGACGCCAAGGCACTCGAACTGGCGCACCAGACGTGCGATCTGCTCAACAACGGCGGCACCACCGACGCGGCGCTGCAGTTGATCCAGAAGGCCCAGAAGAAGTGGTCCCGCGACGACGTCGTCACCTTTGGTGGGCTCGCGCTCTACGCGTACTGCCGGGAGCATCTGCCACCCGCGCCGGCACAGTAA
- a CDS encoding SDR family oxidoreductase, whose amino-acid sequence MELSLTGRTVLVTGGGSGIGKGVAAAVVAAGGNAMLVGRNADRLAAAADEITARGGPGAVHYEPADVTNEDEVARVVDAATAWHGRLYGVVHCAGGSETIGPITQIDSELWRRTVDLNINGTMYVLKHSAREMVRGGGGSFIGISSIAASNTHRWFGAYGVSKAGIDHMMQLAADELGASWVRVNCIRPGLIRTELVAPVLDSPELSADYAACTPLPRPGEVEDIANASLFLLSDAASFITGQVINVDGGQLVRRGPDYSSMLEPLFGPDGLRGVVAG is encoded by the coding sequence GTGGAGTTGTCGTTGACCGGTCGGACGGTGTTGGTGACCGGCGGGGGCAGCGGGATCGGCAAGGGAGTGGCCGCCGCCGTGGTCGCCGCGGGCGGCAACGCGATGCTCGTCGGCCGCAACGCCGACCGGCTGGCCGCCGCGGCCGACGAGATCACGGCACGGGGCGGGCCGGGCGCGGTGCACTACGAGCCGGCCGACGTGACCAACGAGGACGAGGTCGCGCGGGTCGTCGACGCGGCCACTGCATGGCACGGCAGGCTTTACGGCGTCGTGCACTGCGCGGGTGGCAGCGAGACGATCGGCCCCATCACCCAGATCGACTCCGAGCTGTGGCGGCGCACCGTCGACCTCAACATCAACGGCACCATGTACGTGCTCAAACACTCCGCACGGGAGATGGTGCGCGGCGGTGGCGGATCGTTCATCGGCATCTCCTCGATCGCGGCGAGCAACACCCACCGCTGGTTCGGCGCCTACGGCGTGTCCAAGGCCGGGATCGACCACATGATGCAGTTGGCGGCCGATGAGCTCGGTGCGTCCTGGGTCCGGGTCAACTGCATTCGGCCCGGTCTCATCCGCACCGAACTGGTCGCCCCGGTGCTGGACTCGCCGGAGCTCAGCGCCGACTACGCGGCCTGCACGCCGCTGCCGCGTCCCGGCGAGGTCGAGGACATCGCCAACGCGTCGCTGTTCCTGCTCAGCGACGCGGCCAGCTTCATCACCGGCCAGGTCATCAACGTCGACGGCGGTCAGTTGGTCCGGCGTGGGCCGGACTACTCGTCGATGCTCGAACCGCTGTTCGGGCCGGACGGGCTGCGCGGGGTCGTCGCCGGCTGA
- a CDS encoding SPW repeat protein, with product MRRFIDSWTSWAALLVGIGAVIAAFTTTSTRLGYNLTVAFAAFVVFFAALSLLARKRTNGSWGLVTIGLAMAMVPFLVANFQPDPGAAWTGAVAGLLAMVLGAIGWMTGQPPTVTGISHWGSPDAPREKLETWLNRGGLVIGLVVVLLAVILPGASPAAVLVTAGLGVFLMVASVWAWLAADATRDYFMVATVGFALFLAPTAAGYGHEAAAWAAWIPGAIATALGVTGYLRGDARDLTADLKESAVERYHRTYREAPAG from the coding sequence ATGCGCAGATTCATTGATTCGTGGACGAGTTGGGCCGCCCTGCTGGTCGGGATCGGCGCCGTCATCGCGGCGTTCACCACCACATCCACGCGGCTCGGCTACAACCTCACCGTCGCGTTCGCCGCGTTCGTCGTGTTCTTCGCCGCGCTGTCGCTGCTGGCCCGCAAACGGACCAACGGCAGTTGGGGTCTGGTCACGATCGGGCTCGCGATGGCGATGGTGCCGTTCCTCGTCGCGAACTTCCAACCCGACCCGGGCGCGGCGTGGACGGGCGCCGTCGCAGGCCTGCTGGCGATGGTCCTGGGCGCGATCGGCTGGATGACCGGGCAACCGCCGACGGTCACCGGGATCAGCCACTGGGGCAGCCCCGACGCGCCGCGCGAGAAGCTCGAAACATGGCTCAACCGCGGCGGGTTGGTGATCGGCCTGGTGGTCGTGCTGCTCGCCGTGATACTGCCCGGAGCGTCGCCGGCGGCGGTGCTGGTCACGGCGGGCCTCGGCGTCTTCCTGATGGTCGCCTCCGTGTGGGCCTGGCTCGCGGCCGACGCCACCCGTGACTACTTCATGGTCGCCACCGTCGGCTTCGCGCTGTTCCTCGCGCCGACCGCCGCGGGTTACGGGCACGAGGCGGCGGCGTGGGCGGCCTGGATCCCCGGTGCCATCGCCACGGCGCTCGGTGTCACGGGCTACCTGCGGGGCGACGCCCGCGACCTGACCGCCGACCTGAAGGAGAGCGCGGTCGAGCGGTACCACCGGACCTACCGGGAAGCGCCCGCCGGCTAG
- a CDS encoding NAD-dependent epimerase/dehydratase family protein, with the protein MLIAVTGGTGYVGAHCVRALLVAGHRVRLLVAPDAQGAPILARLAEIGDVETVSGDIRQTATVDALLDGCDAVLHGAGVVGTDKRRTTLMWEVNAHATESVLTRAVATGLDPVVSVSSYSALFPPPDGVIGPDTPTTPGRSPYAKTKAYADRVARRLQADGAPVVVTYPSSVVGPAFHTAPGVTERGWGPLVRMGVAPRLRGGMQMIDVRDVADVHVALMAPGRGPRRYVCGGELVSFNDMIAALERGTNRRFRRIPLSQGAFRALSRFGEALSNVVDLGDGLTYEAALLLTAATPTDDSATLGDLGLTWRSPVEAIVASFAASVP; encoded by the coding sequence ATGCTGATCGCCGTCACCGGAGGCACCGGCTACGTCGGTGCCCACTGCGTGCGCGCGCTGCTAGTCGCCGGCCACCGTGTCCGGCTGCTCGTGGCCCCCGACGCGCAGGGCGCCCCGATTCTCGCCCGGCTGGCCGAGATCGGCGACGTCGAGACGGTCAGCGGCGACATCAGGCAGACGGCCACGGTCGACGCGCTCCTGGACGGCTGCGACGCGGTGCTGCACGGCGCCGGTGTGGTCGGCACCGACAAACGCCGCACGACGCTGATGTGGGAGGTCAACGCCCACGCCACCGAGTCGGTCCTGACACGCGCGGTGGCCACGGGGCTGGACCCGGTGGTGTCGGTCAGCAGCTACAGCGCGCTGTTCCCGCCGCCCGACGGGGTGATCGGCCCGGACACACCGACCACTCCGGGCCGCAGCCCGTACGCCAAGACCAAGGCGTACGCCGACCGGGTGGCCCGGCGGCTGCAGGCCGACGGCGCGCCCGTGGTCGTCACCTACCCGTCGAGCGTGGTCGGGCCCGCGTTCCACACCGCCCCCGGTGTGACCGAACGCGGCTGGGGGCCGCTGGTCCGGATGGGTGTCGCACCGCGGTTGCGCGGTGGCATGCAGATGATCGACGTGCGCGACGTCGCCGATGTGCACGTGGCGCTGATGGCGCCCGGCCGGGGACCGCGACGGTACGTGTGCGGTGGCGAACTGGTCTCGTTCAACGACATGATCGCCGCGCTGGAACGTGGCACCAACCGTCGCTTCCGGCGAATCCCTTTGAGCCAAGGCGCTTTCCGTGCTCTCAGCCGGTTCGGGGAGGCGTTGTCGAACGTCGTCGACCTCGGTGACGGCCTGACGTATGAAGCCGCGCTGTTGCTCACCGCGGCGACGCCGACCGATGATTCGGCCACGCTCGGTGATCTCGGCCTGACGTGGCGGTCGCCGGTCGAGGCGATCGTCGCGTCCTTCGCGGCGTCGGTCCCCTGA
- a CDS encoding PucR family transcriptional regulator: protein MVTLDRLVNVLGSYGVRLRFCPIPRSKELGSVVMHEVAGSGTVIGDVLLAIGARSVSEALQWAVAARAVVVLLRDDGAGDSTFAGMGEGVAVMAVDTSVSWSELAAVVYGLVLEGRETESGRGPTDLFALADSLAEMTGGAVTIEDPLSRVLAYSSMQENADAARVATILGRQAPEPLREFFRQRGVFEHLANSDDPLFIAADTEHGLSGRMAVAVRSGRELMGSVWVSCPKPLRGIELAALADGARTVALHLLRSRASADLERQVESEMVLRLLDGSADAAAAASRLGLPQSAMRVIALQASLGHERDAALLLAFERATTGFGWSRPGRSALAGNTIYTLLPSEQAVAARKWVAGLRAALPDRVTVLAGISKPAAVTDLPAARQEADECLALHEIGSSPVPPAYDESWDEILLQRLRTAAQSGRTPDRGPVAELRRHDRAHDTEYAATLRAWLEALGDPAAAGHRLGVHENTVRYRLRKMAELTDLPLDDARKRLAMMIELAATDPD from the coding sequence GTGGTGACCCTGGACCGGTTGGTCAACGTGCTGGGCAGCTACGGCGTGCGCCTGCGCTTCTGCCCGATTCCACGGTCCAAGGAACTGGGCAGCGTGGTCATGCACGAGGTCGCGGGCAGCGGCACCGTGATCGGCGACGTGTTGTTGGCCATCGGCGCCCGCTCGGTCAGCGAGGCGCTGCAGTGGGCCGTGGCGGCGCGTGCGGTGGTCGTGCTGCTGCGCGACGACGGCGCCGGTGACAGCACCTTCGCGGGAATGGGCGAGGGTGTCGCGGTGATGGCCGTCGACACGTCGGTGTCCTGGAGTGAACTCGCCGCCGTCGTCTACGGTCTGGTGCTCGAGGGCCGTGAGACCGAATCGGGCCGAGGCCCCACCGACCTGTTCGCGCTCGCCGACAGCCTCGCCGAGATGACCGGCGGGGCAGTGACGATCGAGGACCCGCTGTCGCGGGTGTTGGCGTACTCGTCCATGCAGGAGAACGCCGACGCCGCCCGGGTCGCGACCATCCTGGGCAGGCAGGCACCCGAACCGTTGCGTGAATTCTTCCGGCAGCGTGGCGTTTTCGAGCACCTCGCGAACTCCGACGATCCGCTGTTCATCGCCGCCGACACCGAACACGGGCTGTCCGGCAGGATGGCCGTGGCGGTGCGGTCCGGCCGCGAGCTGATGGGCTCGGTGTGGGTGTCGTGCCCGAAACCGTTGCGCGGCATCGAACTCGCTGCCCTGGCTGACGGTGCACGCACCGTCGCACTGCATCTGCTGCGCTCGCGGGCCAGCGCGGACCTGGAACGACAGGTCGAGTCCGAGATGGTGCTGCGGCTGCTGGACGGCAGCGCCGACGCGGCCGCGGCGGCCAGCAGGCTCGGCCTGCCCCAGTCCGCGATGCGGGTGATCGCCCTGCAGGCATCGCTCGGGCACGAGCGCGACGCGGCGCTGTTGCTCGCGTTCGAACGCGCGACCACCGGGTTCGGCTGGTCGCGACCGGGGCGAAGTGCCTTGGCGGGCAACACGATCTACACGCTGCTGCCCAGCGAGCAGGCGGTGGCGGCGCGGAAATGGGTGGCCGGTCTGCGCGCTGCGCTGCCCGACCGGGTGACCGTGCTCGCCGGCATCAGCAAGCCGGCCGCGGTGACCGATCTGCCCGCGGCGCGCCAGGAGGCCGACGAGTGCCTGGCCCTGCACGAGATCGGGTCGTCGCCGGTGCCCCCGGCCTACGACGAGTCGTGGGACGAGATCCTGCTGCAGCGACTGCGCACAGCCGCCCAGTCGGGCCGCACACCGGACCGCGGGCCGGTCGCCGAGTTGCGCCGCCATGACCGCGCGCACGACACCGAGTACGCGGCGACGCTGCGCGCGTGGCTGGAAGCACTCGGCGATCCCGCCGCGGCAGGGCACCGGCTGGGCGTGCACGAGAACACCGTGCGCTACCGGTTGCGCAAGATGGCCGAACTGACCGACCTGCCGCTCGACGACGCGCGCAAACGGCTCGCGATGATGATCGAACTGGCCGCCACCGACCCCGACTGA
- a CDS encoding NAD(P)/FAD-dependent oxidoreductase, whose protein sequence is MVGGERIDGGPRSAIVVGAGIVGLSTAWFLQERGVDVTVVDRNGVAAGASWGNAGWVSPTLTLPLNTPSVLRYGLRSLSDRNAPLHIPMTVDGGLWRFLFQFAANCRTSVWTQAVEANVPLNEECIEAYDVLIANGVEAPVTDAPITAIFRTTHDAEHMMRELRALERAGQNVFVTGLSGEALREQVPLASRAITAGININNQRFVDPGRFVQALGRAVEDRGARILRQDVRGVFSPGSGVIVETFSGESLTADTVVIATGAWLSRLAGRRIRVPVASGRGYSFTVPVDRPIPGPIYLPDVRVACTPYQGALRVAGTMEFRDPHEPVISERIGAIVASASPLLDGVRWAERTDVWVGPRPVTPDGRALIGEMSRNVYVAGGHGMWGLAHGPVTGRLLAEQITTGKQPEALRPFDPLRRAIA, encoded by the coding sequence ATGGTCGGCGGCGAGCGGATCGACGGCGGGCCGCGATCGGCGATCGTGGTGGGCGCCGGCATCGTCGGGCTGTCGACGGCGTGGTTCCTGCAGGAACGCGGCGTCGACGTCACGGTGGTGGACCGCAACGGCGTCGCCGCAGGCGCGTCGTGGGGCAACGCCGGCTGGGTGTCGCCCACCCTGACCCTGCCGCTGAACACGCCGTCGGTGCTGCGCTACGGGCTGCGCTCGCTCAGCGACCGCAACGCGCCCCTGCACATCCCGATGACGGTCGACGGCGGTTTGTGGCGTTTCCTGTTCCAGTTCGCGGCCAACTGCCGGACCTCGGTGTGGACCCAGGCGGTGGAGGCCAACGTGCCGCTCAACGAGGAGTGCATCGAGGCCTACGACGTCCTGATCGCCAACGGTGTCGAGGCCCCGGTGACCGACGCCCCCATCACCGCGATCTTCCGCACCACGCACGACGCCGAGCACATGATGCGCGAACTGCGGGCGCTGGAACGGGCCGGCCAGAACGTCTTCGTCACCGGTCTGTCCGGTGAAGCGCTGCGCGAACAGGTCCCGCTGGCGTCGCGCGCGATCACCGCCGGGATCAACATCAACAATCAGCGGTTCGTCGACCCCGGCCGCTTCGTGCAGGCGCTGGGGCGGGCCGTCGAGGACCGGGGCGCCCGGATCCTGCGCCAGGACGTCCGGGGCGTCTTCAGTCCCGGCAGCGGAGTGATCGTCGAGACCTTCAGCGGGGAGTCGCTGACCGCCGACACCGTGGTGATCGCCACCGGCGCGTGGCTGTCGCGGCTGGCCGGCCGGCGGATCCGGGTGCCGGTGGCCTCCGGCCGCGGCTATTCGTTCACCGTGCCGGTGGACCGGCCGATCCCCGGACCGATCTACCTGCCCGACGTCCGGGTCGCCTGTACCCCTTACCAGGGCGCGCTGCGGGTGGCGGGCACGATGGAGTTCCGCGACCCGCACGAACCGGTGATCTCCGAACGCATCGGCGCCATCGTCGCCTCGGCGAGCCCACTGCTCGACGGCGTGCGCTGGGCCGAGCGCACCGACGTCTGGGTCGGACCGCGACCCGTCACCCCCGACGGCCGGGCGCTGATCGGGGAGATGTCGCGCAACGTCTACGTCGCAGGCGGCCACGGCATGTGGGGCCTCGCGCACGGACCGGTGACGGGCCGGCTGCTCGCCGAGCAGATCACCACCGGAAAGCAACCCGAGGCGCTGCGGCCGTTCGACCCGCTGCGCCGCGCAATCGCCTGA
- a CDS encoding (2Fe-2S)-binding protein produces MHDMPVKVTVNGRTFAATVEPRLTLADFLREKCGLTGTHLGCEHGACGACTVLLNGDAVRACLIFAVQADGMEVTTVEGIGGPDGELSPVQAAMRECHGLQCGFCTPGFVTSITALLRDNPKPTDEEIREGLSGNFCRCTGYQGIVNAVHRAAELT; encoded by the coding sequence ATGCATGACATGCCGGTCAAAGTGACGGTCAACGGGCGCACTTTCGCCGCGACCGTGGAGCCGCGACTGACCCTCGCCGACTTCCTGCGCGAGAAGTGCGGCCTGACCGGGACCCACCTCGGCTGTGAACACGGCGCCTGCGGCGCCTGCACGGTGCTGCTCAACGGCGACGCCGTGCGCGCGTGCCTGATCTTCGCCGTGCAGGCCGACGGCATGGAGGTCACCACGGTCGAGGGCATCGGCGGACCCGACGGTGAACTCTCGCCGGTGCAGGCGGCGATGCGCGAATGCCACGGCCTGCAGTGCGGGTTCTGCACACCGGGTTTCGTCACGTCGATCACCGCGCTGCTGCGCGACAACCCCAAACCCACCGACGAGGAGATCCGCGAGGGGCTGTCGGGCAACTTCTGCCGGTGCACCGGGTATCAGGGCATCGTCAATGCCGTACATCGTGCGGCGGAACTGACCTAA
- a CDS encoding GreA/GreB family elongation factor: MTSAQRVWMTRRAYIGLQAELARLQVEARPELPDDARAERIRRIEHLLAHAVIDQDPPDDGVAEPGMVLTVRYDDTGATETFLLGIRGAEAADIEVYSPHSPLGAALVGARPGEKRNFTKDGRRLCVSLLAAEPYSSAVL, encoded by the coding sequence ATGACGAGCGCCCAACGCGTCTGGATGACGCGACGCGCCTACATCGGTCTGCAGGCCGAACTCGCCCGCCTGCAGGTCGAGGCCCGACCCGAACTGCCCGACGACGCTCGGGCGGAACGCATCCGCCGCATCGAACACCTGCTGGCGCACGCGGTCATCGACCAGGATCCACCCGACGACGGCGTCGCCGAACCGGGGATGGTGCTCACCGTGCGCTATGACGACACCGGTGCGACCGAGACCTTCCTGCTGGGCATCCGCGGGGCCGAAGCCGCCGACATCGAGGTGTACTCGCCGCACTCACCGCTGGGCGCCGCGCTCGTCGGTGCGCGCCCCGGTGAGAAGCGCAACTTCACAAAAGACGGACGCCGCCTGTGCGTCAGTCTGCTGGCCGCCGAACCGTATTCATCGGCCGTACTTTGA
- a CDS encoding GreA/GreB family elongation factor, whose amino-acid sequence MTSAQRIWLSPDAYERLQQELAMLRELCAAEAGGDSSDENATAIKRARQSRIQQIHDLLINAVVGEDPPDDGIAEPGMVVSVRYDDTGETETFLLGVRGAEHGDIEVYSVQSPLGSAILGARPGENRSYRLPSGAELSVTVMAAVPYGMHSADASQ is encoded by the coding sequence ATGACCAGCGCACAACGTATCTGGCTGTCACCAGACGCCTACGAGCGGCTGCAGCAGGAACTCGCGATGTTGCGCGAACTGTGCGCCGCCGAAGCCGGCGGTGACAGTTCCGACGAGAACGCCACCGCGATCAAACGGGCCCGGCAGAGCCGCATCCAACAGATCCACGACCTGCTGATCAACGCCGTGGTGGGGGAGGACCCGCCCGACGACGGGATCGCCGAACCCGGCATGGTGGTCTCCGTCCGCTACGACGACACCGGCGAGACAGAGACGTTCCTGCTGGGTGTGCGCGGCGCCGAACACGGTGACATCGAGGTTTACTCGGTGCAATCGCCGTTGGGCTCAGCGATTCTCGGGGCCCGCCCCGGTGAGAACCGCAGTTACCGGCTGCCCAGCGGCGCCGAGCTCTCGGTCACCGTCATGGCGGCGGTGCCGTACGGCATGCACAGCGCGGACGCCAGCCAGTAG
- a CDS encoding NAD(P)-dependent oxidoreductase — protein MEIGFIGLGNMGAAMAANLVGAGHHVTVYNRSADKVSALVERGAAPAASVAEACRGDIVVSMLADDAAVEAVALSDGGICSALAPGAVHVSCSTVSVALTDRLTAIHAEAGQRFVSAPVFGRPEAAAAAKLFVVAAGDPAAVEDAAPVFEAVGQRTFVVSDEPRAACLIKLSGNFLIASVIEALSEAMALVAKAGVGKQDYLDILTSTLFDAPVYRTYGGLMARGQFEPAGFAATLGLKDVRLALAAGEQFNVPLPIASLVRDRFLTLLAHGGGELDWSALSTIADLESGGHPPR, from the coding sequence ATGGAAATCGGGTTCATCGGTCTGGGCAACATGGGCGCCGCGATGGCGGCCAACCTCGTCGGCGCGGGGCACCACGTCACCGTGTACAACCGCTCGGCGGACAAAGTGTCGGCGCTCGTCGAGCGCGGCGCCGCGCCGGCGGCCTCCGTCGCCGAGGCGTGCCGCGGCGACATCGTGGTCTCGATGCTGGCCGACGACGCCGCGGTCGAGGCGGTCGCGCTGTCCGACGGCGGTATCTGTTCGGCGCTCGCACCGGGAGCGGTGCACGTGTCGTGCAGCACGGTCAGCGTCGCGCTCACCGACCGGTTGACCGCCATTCACGCCGAGGCCGGCCAGCGCTTCGTGTCGGCACCGGTGTTCGGCAGACCCGAGGCCGCCGCGGCGGCCAAACTGTTCGTCGTCGCCGCCGGCGACCCGGCGGCCGTCGAAGACGCCGCGCCGGTGTTCGAAGCGGTCGGGCAGCGCACGTTCGTGGTCTCCGACGAACCGCGGGCGGCTTGCCTGATCAAGCTGAGCGGCAACTTCCTGATCGCGTCGGTCATCGAGGCACTGAGCGAGGCGATGGCACTGGTCGCGAAGGCGGGAGTCGGTAAACAAGACTATCTGGACATCCTGACGTCGACGTTGTTCGACGCGCCGGTGTACCGCACCTACGGCGGGCTGATGGCCCGCGGGCAGTTCGAGCCCGCCGGTTTCGCGGCCACCCTCGGCCTCAAGGACGTCCGGCTGGCGTTGGCCGCGGGTGAGCAGTTCAACGTTCCGCTGCCGATCGCCAGCCTGGTGCGCGACCGGTTCCTGACCCTGCTCGCCCACGGGGGCGGCGAGCTCGACTGGTCGGCGCTGAGCACCATCGCCGACCTGGAGTCCGGCGGCCACCCGCCGCGCTGA
- the ctaD gene encoding aa3-type cytochrome oxidase subunit I: protein MAVRRPFPARLGPKGNLVYKLVTTTDHKLIGIMYVVTCFVFFFIGGLMALFIRAELAAPGLQFLSNEQYNQLFTMHGTVMLLFYATPIVFGFANLVLPLQIGAPDVAFPRLNAFSYWLFLFGGLIAIAGFITPGGAADFGWTAYAPLSDAIHSPGAGGDLWIMGLAVAGLGTILGGVNMITTVVCMRAPGMTMFRMPIFTWNILVTSILVLLAFPILTAALLALAADRHLGAHVYDPANGGPLLYQHLFWFFGHPEVYIIALPFFGIVTEIFPVFSRKPIFGYTTLIYATLGIAALSIVVWAHHMYATGAVLLPFFSFTTYLIAVPTGIKFFNWIGTMWKGHLTFETPMLFSVGFLVTFLLGGLTGVLLASPPLDFHVTDTYFVVAHFHYVLFGTIVFATYAGIYFWFPKMTGRLLDERLGKLHFWLTFIGFHTTFLVQHWLGDDGMPRRYADYLATDDFTLLNVVSTIGAFILGISVLPFTWNVFKSWRYGEPVTVDDPWGYGNSLEWATTCPPPRHNFTELPRIRSERPAFELHYPHMVDRMRAESHIGRHATAGESPTGFGPRTEPDRSS, encoded by the coding sequence CTGGCAGTGCGCCGCCCATTCCCGGCCCGACTCGGGCCGAAGGGCAACCTTGTCTACAAGCTGGTCACCACGACCGATCACAAGCTGATCGGCATCATGTACGTGGTCACCTGCTTCGTGTTCTTCTTCATCGGCGGGCTGATGGCGCTGTTCATCCGCGCCGAACTCGCCGCCCCCGGCCTGCAGTTCCTGTCCAACGAGCAGTACAACCAGCTGTTCACCATGCACGGCACGGTGATGCTGCTGTTCTACGCGACGCCCATCGTGTTCGGCTTCGCGAACCTGGTGCTGCCGCTGCAGATCGGCGCCCCCGACGTGGCGTTCCCGCGGCTGAACGCGTTCTCCTACTGGCTGTTCCTGTTCGGCGGCTTGATCGCGATCGCAGGGTTCATCACCCCGGGTGGCGCCGCCGATTTCGGGTGGACGGCGTACGCCCCGCTCAGCGACGCGATCCACTCGCCGGGCGCCGGCGGCGACCTGTGGATCATGGGTCTGGCCGTCGCGGGCCTGGGCACCATCCTCGGCGGCGTCAACATGATCACGACCGTGGTGTGCATGCGCGCGCCCGGCATGACCATGTTCCGGATGCCGATCTTCACCTGGAACATCCTGGTGACGTCGATCCTGGTGCTGCTGGCCTTCCCGATCCTGACCGCGGCGCTGCTCGCACTGGCCGCCGACCGCCACCTCGGCGCGCACGTCTACGACCCGGCCAACGGTGGGCCCCTGCTGTATCAGCACCTGTTCTGGTTCTTCGGTCACCCCGAGGTGTACATCATCGCGCTGCCGTTCTTCGGCATCGTCACCGAGATCTTCCCGGTGTTCAGTCGCAAGCCAATCTTCGGCTACACGACGCTGATCTACGCCACTCTCGGCATCGCGGCGTTGTCGATCGTCGTGTGGGCGCACCACATGTATGCCACCGGCGCGGTGCTGCTGCCGTTCTTCTCGTTCACCACCTATCTGATCGCCGTGCCCACCGGGATCAAGTTCTTCAACTGGATAGGCACGATGTGGAAAGGCCACCTGACGTTCGAGACACCCATGCTGTTCTCCGTCGGGTTCCTCGTCACGTTCCTGCTCGGCGGGCTCACCGGTGTGCTGCTGGCCAGCCCGCCGCTCGACTTCCACGTCACCGACACCTATTTCGTGGTCGCGCACTTCCACTACGTGCTGTTCGGCACCATCGTGTTCGCCACGTACGCCGGGATCTACTTCTGGTTCCCGAAGATGACCGGCCGGCTGCTCGACGAGCGGCTGGGCAAGCTGCACTTCTGGCTGACGTTCATCGGGTTCCACACCACGTTCCTGGTGCAGCACTGGCTCGGTGACGACGGGATGCCCCGCCGCTACGCCGACTACCTGGCGACCGACGACTTCACGCTGCTGAACGTGGTGTCGACGATCGGGGCGTTCATCCTCGGCATCTCCGTGCTGCCGTTCACCTGGAACGTGTTCAAGAGCTGGCGCTACGGCGAGCCGGTCACCGTCGACGATCCGTGGGGCTACGGCAACTCGCTGGAGTGGGCGACGACGTGCCCGCCGCCGCGGCACAACTTCACCGAACTGCCCCGGATCCGTTCGGAGCGACCGGCGTTCGAGCTGCACTATCCGCACATGGTGGACCGGATGCGCGCCGAGTCCCACATCGGCAGACACGCCACCGCCGGCGAGTCGCCCACCGGTTTCGGCCCGCGCACCGAACCCGACCGCAGCAGCTGA